The window TGGTCACAACATTGCCGCTTTATGCGATCGGCGAGCTTCACCAAACGGATAAGGAAGCAGGACTGCTATTATCAGGATTCTTGTTATCGGCTATTATTGTTCGCCCTTTTTCAGGCAAATTATTAGATGTCTTTGGCAAGAAAAAACTATTAGTACTCTCGATTGTAGGCTATTTTTTCTGTACGGTGTTATATTTATTTATTCATCCATTTGGACTTTTACTTGGCCTACGTTTTATTCAAGGGATTTTCTTTAGTATTATCACAACCGCTGCAGGTTCTTTAGCGGCGGATATTGTACCCGCGAAGCGTAAGGGGGCAGGTCTAGGATATTTCACCATGTCTACGAACTTAGCAGTTGTGATAGGGCCATTCATCGGTTTACTACTCATTCAATATAGTACTTTTAATGTGTTATTTATTGTGATGAGTATTTGCGTTTTAGCTGGTGGCCTATTAGCAGTAACGATTAATACGGATGATTTACCGAAACCTGCACATCAAGGGAAGTTGACATTTAGTTTTAATGATTTATTTGAACGTAAGGCATTACCGGTAGCTGCAATTGCGAGTTTAGTAGCTTTTTCTTATGCGAGTGTCTTATCGTTCTTATCGGTCTACGCACAGCAAAAGGATTTAATGGCTGTGGCAAGTCTTTTCTATGCGGTTTTTGCGGCAGCCATGCTGATTACACGACCTTATACAGGAAAGCTCTATGATACGAAAGGGCCGCAGTTTGTGATTATTCCAGGCATACTATCGTTTGCTGTTGGGCTTGTCATGCTGGCGTTTGTGTCAGGACCCGCATTATTTTTATGCGCAGCTATTTTTGTTGGCTTCGGCTATGGAGCTGTGACAACGAGCTTACAGGCATTAGCTGTACAATCAACGGCACATACACGTAGTGGCTATGCAACTGCAACCTACTTTACGATGTTTGACCTCGGCATTGCACTAGGTTCTTATATTCTAGGAATGGTGGCAGTGCAAGCAGGCTATGCTGCCGTTTATTTAACGGGTGCAGGTTTGCTAGTTGTTGTCTTTATCATTTATCTACTGCGTTTAGCAAAAATAAAAGCAAGTAAAGTAGCCCATATATAAGTTTTGTGGCTAGTTAGACTGCGTGTAAATAGCCTTGTTGAATTATTTTCAACAAGGCTAACTCTACATATATGGAAGTTTCTAATAATAGATCTCTAAAGAAACGCTCCACATTAGTTCAAGAACTATTTAATTACTGGTGTAGGTGTACCATTGTTCCAATCATTGATGAACGGGGCTTGATGAGAGTTAAGATTTAATGGCATTTCATTTTTCGATACGAAATGCAATTCGCTGCTTTCGTCATTGATTTGCAAAGTGCCTTTATAATCGTTTGAATAAAAAATTACCTGAACACTAAATACTTTATCTCCATTGGCATATTCTGCAAAACCATTTTTACCTGAATACAAACCAAACAATTGTACATTGTTCAGAAAAAGATTAGTTTCCTCAAAGACCTCCCTTTTAACTGTCTCTTCAAGGGTTTCTCCGATTTCCAAGATGCCTCCTGGAATCCCCTAAATATCATTGTCAGTCCTTTTTTGTAACAGTATACGTCCAATATCATCTTCAATGATTGCTCCGCACCCAATAGTCAAAAGAGTTTCATGCCCAATCATTTGCCTCATTGTTTTTATGTAGTCATTCATAAATGTTTCCCTCATTCCTAGTTTAACCTACTTAATTTTTCCTAATGCTGCACTAAATAAAATGAAGTACTAAATGATATACTTCTAGTTTGAAGTGCTGAAAGAATGCAAACTTACGATCTAAACAACTTTATGACTTTAATAAAAAATATCTACTAATAGTATATGATTATTTTGTAAAAGACGCCAAATTGTATCTTAAACGGCAAAAAAGAGGCTGGGACATAACTTTAAATTTTAAGAAAGAGGAGCAAAGGTGTTATTAAATTTTTGCTATCTAAAATGAAGAGAAATTTAGACGTTCTTCCTTTTGGAATAAATAAAATACAGAAGAGAGTACTAGTTGATGGTAGCGAAGGCCACGCCCCCGGAAAGCGTCCGCCTTAGTGGACATCAACGCTTACAGCAAAAAAGTGTTAGATCGACAGCAGTCAATCTAACACTTTTTCTCTTTTGTCCCAGCCTCTTAAAATCAAATGTATAAATTGTTATACAATCTATTAAAATTAATGTAAAACGAAAGAGATTAATTTAACATTTGACTTTTAATAAAAGCTACCCATCTGTTTGCCGTTCACTATAAACGACCGTATCCTACAAAGTACTGCTTCCAATAAGAGCTATTGATGTTTGCAATCGTAACGCCACCGTTACTAGCATTGATCATTTGATTGTTGCCAATATAAATGCCTGCATGTGAAACACCAGGCTTATATGTATTAGCGAAAAATACTAAATCTCCAACTTTAGGCGTCGTTACTTTTTTGGCTGTATTGTAAAAACCTGCGGCTGTTTTACGAGGCGTTGCAATACCAGCATTGTTAAAAACGTATGTGATATAGCCTGAGCAATCAAAACCTGTGCTCGGTTTAGTTCCGCCAAACGTGTATTTTACACCTAGTTGTTGTTTTGCAATTTGTACGAGATTCGTTGGTGTATTTGGCGTAGAAGCCAGCGTAGAATTAAGTGTTAACTTTTGTCCTACAAAAATATTTGAAGATGATAAGTGATTCCAGCTCATCAATGTTTGATAAGAAACTCCGTGTTGATTGGCAATCTTCCATAAAGAATCACCTGATTTTACTGTATAAGTTGCCGCTGAGGCTGTGTTAAACGTTGAAAAAAGTACTGATGAACCTAATGCTAATGCAGCTAATTTCATGCCCCATTTAGTCTTTTTATTTTTTTGCAAAATATGTATCCTCCTAAAGCTTTAAAGCTAATTACTTGGTATATAAATGATATTAACATTGTAATATTACAGTTACATGTCAACTAAATAACATTAGGGATACATTTAATAAGGGTTTGGTAAAGGGGGTTGGTATCTTTTCTATTATATGTAAGATAGTATTGCACGTTAATATATGCTAAGAGCATAAATACGACAAACTTGGGCTACACACATATTAAAAAAGGGGAGAGGTGGCAGTCGCGTCTTCATCTATACAAAAAAGAGAACAGCTCATATGCCGTTCCCTGTGTTGCTATTTTAAGTTCTTCTGTAAAAAAGCTTTTGTACGATCGTTTTGTGGATTTGTAAAGAATGCTTCAGGATGATTTGCTTCGATAATGTCGCCACCATCCATAAATACCACCTTGTTCGCAACTTCGCGCGCAAAGCCCATTTCATGAGTTACGACGATCATCGTCATATGTTCCTCGGCTAAATCCTTCATGACTTTTAACACTTCACCTGTCAGCTCTGGATCGAGTGCAGAGGTTGGTTCATCAAATAACAAAATCTGAGGGTTCATCATCAGTGCACGCGCAATGGCTACACGTTGTTTTTGTCCACCAGAAAGTTTAGCAGGGTAGGATTTCGCTTTATCGGCTAAACCAATTTTTTGTAGTAAATCCTGACAGCGTCGTGAAATGGCATCCGGTGATTCTGTTTTCAGTAAACCTGGTGCTATTTCAAGATTTTGCTGTACCGTTAAATGGGGAAATAAGTTAAAGTGTTGAAACACCATGCCCATTTTTGCAGTAATTTTTTTTATATCCTGCGGTTTTGTATAATTTCCGTCTTGCACTAAATAATCTCCGTCCACACGAATACTTCCACCGTTAATCTCTTCTAAATGAACGAGGCTTCGAAGCATTGTGCTTTTACCAGATCCAGACGGGCCAATGACCGCGACGACATCATTTTTCTCAATGTCAAATGTAATTTGTTTTAGTACTTCCAGCTCACCGAATGATTTCTTCAAATTCGATATTTCAATAAGTGCCATACGTGTCACCTCTATTCAAATTTAAAACGTTTTTCAAGCCACTTAAATAATACGGTTAACACAAGCGTCATGACTAAGTAAATAGCGCCAGCAATAAAGTACGGTACAATCGTGAAGTCACGATTGACTGCTGTTTGTGCGAAGTGAAGTAGTTCTGGTACAGCAACAGCGTATAGCAGAGCTGTATCCTTGATTAATGTAACCGATTCATTAGATAAGGCTGGTAACGCTACACGAAACATTTGTGGCAAAATAATACGTGTCGTTGTTTGCCATTTCGACAAACCAAGTACTTGTGCTGCCTCGTACTGACCTTTATCTATCGCAAGTAAGCCACCTCTGAAAATTTCTGCAAAGTATGCAGCGTAATTTAATATAAAGCCCAGACAAGCAGCGGCAAAGCGGTCAATGACTAAATACTCGCCAATCACGGGTATCATCGGTAAACCAAAACATATTAATAAAAGCTGTAGCAAGAGTGGCGTACCACGCATCACATAAATATACGTATGTGCGAGCCAAGATAGTGGTTTTATTCGACTTTTTACAGCTAATGTCAGCAAGAAGCCAAATGGAATCGATACAAGAATCGCAATAATGAACAGCAGTACTGTCATTTTTGCGCCTTCCAGCATCGGCAAAATCATTGATTGCCAGTAGTCCGCCATAAATATTTTCCCTCCAAAAAGATAAGAGTTTCACGAGGAAACTCTTAGTAATAGATATCATTCAATTATTATTTTAAGACCTTATCTTCACCAAACCATTTTGTAGAGATTTCAGCAGCTGTGCCATCTTCATTCATTTTATCTAAAGCGGCTTGTAGCTTTTCTAATAATGCTTCATTTCCTGGTTTTACACCAATTCCGTATTGTTC of the Lysinibacillus fusiformis genome contains:
- a CDS encoding amino acid ABC transporter permease is translated as MADYWQSMILPMLEGAKMTVLLFIIAILVSIPFGFLLTLAVKSRIKPLSWLAHTYIYVMRGTPLLLQLLLICFGLPMIPVIGEYLVIDRFAAACLGFILNYAAYFAEIFRGGLLAIDKGQYEAAQVLGLSKWQTTTRIILPQMFRVALPALSNESVTLIKDTALLYAVAVPELLHFAQTAVNRDFTIVPYFIAGAIYLVMTLVLTVLFKWLEKRFKFE
- a CDS encoding amino acid ABC transporter ATP-binding protein; protein product: MALIEISNLKKSFGELEVLKQITFDIEKNDVVAVIGPSGSGKSTMLRSLVHLEEINGGSIRVDGDYLVQDGNYTKPQDIKKITAKMGMVFQHFNLFPHLTVQQNLEIAPGLLKTESPDAISRRCQDLLQKIGLADKAKSYPAKLSGGQKQRVAIARALMMNPQILLFDEPTSALDPELTGEVLKVMKDLAEEHMTMIVVTHEMGFAREVANKVVFMDGGDIIEANHPEAFFTNPQNDRTKAFLQKNLK
- a CDS encoding NUDIX hydrolase, yielding MNDYIKTMRQMIGHETLLTIGCGAIIEDDIGRILLQKRTDNDI
- a CDS encoding C40 family peptidase, producing the protein MQKNKKTKWGMKLAALALGSSVLFSTFNTASAATYTVKSGDSLWKIANQHGVSYQTLMSWNHLSSSNIFVGQKLTLNSTLASTPNTPTNLVQIAKQQLGVKYTFGGTKPSTGFDCSGYITYVFNNAGIATPRKTAAGFYNTAKKVTTPKVGDLVFFANTYKPGVSHAGIYIGNNQMINASNGGVTIANINSSYWKQYFVGYGRL
- a CDS encoding MFS transporter, which gives rise to MKQEESTQIWTKRFISLFLTNISVFFVFYGLVTTLPLYAIGELHQTDKEAGLLLSGFLLSAIIVRPFSGKLLDVFGKKKLLVLSIVGYFFCTVLYLFIHPFGLLLGLRFIQGIFFSIITTAAGSLAADIVPAKRKGAGLGYFTMSTNLAVVIGPFIGLLLIQYSTFNVLFIVMSICVLAGGLLAVTINTDDLPKPAHQGKLTFSFNDLFERKALPVAAIASLVAFSYASVLSFLSVYAQQKDLMAVASLFYAVFAAAMLITRPYTGKLYDTKGPQFVIIPGILSFAVGLVMLAFVSGPALFLCAAIFVGFGYGAVTTSLQALAVQSTAHTRSGYATATYFTMFDLGIALGSYILGMVAVQAGYAAVYLTGAGLLVVVFIIYLLRLAKIKASKVAHI
- a CDS encoding NUDIX domain-containing protein, with the translated sequence MPGGILEIGETLEETVKREVFEETNLFLNNVQLFGLYSGKNGFAEYANGDKVFSVQVIFYSNDYKGTLQINDESSELHFVSKNEMPLNLNSHQAPFINDWNNGTPTPVIK